One part of the Methylobacterium terrae genome encodes these proteins:
- a CDS encoding flagellar biosynthetic protein FliR, translated as MLVGEIAVGLVLGLSVRAVIAALQTAGTIIAQQLGLAFAMTVDPSVGNQQATLGSFLSLLGLTLVLASDLHHLAIQGIRDSYVLMPPVGMPATGDAAAFAVGAVARGFTLAVQISAPFIAFGILFNLGLGVLSRMMPQMQVFFVATPASILIGMLVFLATIGVTMGVFVDDLGRFLADLGRS; from the coding sequence GTGCTCGTCGGCGAGATCGCGGTCGGGCTGGTGCTCGGCCTGAGCGTGCGGGCGGTGATCGCCGCGCTCCAGACCGCCGGCACGATCATCGCCCAGCAGCTCGGCCTCGCCTTCGCGATGACCGTCGACCCGTCGGTCGGCAACCAGCAGGCGACGCTCGGCAGTTTCCTGAGCCTGCTCGGCCTCACGCTCGTCCTCGCCTCGGACCTCCACCACCTGGCGATCCAGGGCATCCGCGATTCCTACGTCCTGATGCCGCCGGTCGGCATGCCGGCGACCGGCGACGCCGCCGCCTTCGCGGTCGGGGCGGTGGCCCGCGGCTTCACCCTGGCGGTGCAGATCTCGGCGCCGTTCATCGCCTTCGGCATCCTGTTCAACCTCGGCCTCGGCGTGCTCTCGCGGATGATGCCGCAGATGCAGGTGTTCTTCGTCGCCACCCCGGCCTCGATCCTGATCGGCATGCTGGTCTTCCTGGCGACGATCGGGGTGACGATGGGGGTGTTCGTCGACGATCTCGGCCGCTTCCTGGCCGATCTCGGGAGGTCGTGA
- the cckA gene encoding cell cycle histidine kinase CckA, which produces MPELSPSAAEAALDRSERPGRVSLLLLLAGLLVGAAVGLSFVANEQAQPIILGLLALLAMAGVFCLFAFAIGAIQLTGQGARNDVTKAVVDAAPDGMIAMEEGGRPIYANAAYLKLAGSDTFTNLRPVERVFVGSPEVSEAVYRLAQAAREGRSLSEEIRMAPPPGGTAERDFAWFRIGVRPLPLPRRPVALWSVADITHERERQENVFQELQHAIDYLDHAPAGFMAVDPKGSVVYMNATLAAWLGHDLAQVGSGGLRLSEILPDDLGPVLIGGKGEPGEVRTDRFDLDLRRRNGHPLSARLYHRVAYGQDGRPGDSRTLVLNRSAGEESDDPQQAAELRFDRFFNTSPVAVATLAADGRLVRANASFARLFGTLPRTGDGSEAGPPVRDFVVERDRPIVDAAARAAAEGRGDVPPVEIGVSAPVNRSARIWLSPAGTAGGASGAVILYALDTTAQHQLQQQVNQAQKMEMVGQLAGGIAHDFNNVLQAIIGYSDLLLASHRPTDPAFQDIMQIKQNANRAASLVRQLLAFSRRQTLRPEVIHLGEALSDLTLLLKRLLGERVELDLKHGRDLWPVKADVNQFEQVIVNLAVNARDAMPEGGRLLIRTANMAAEAVGALRLNGLPGADHVLIEVSDTGTGMTPEVMEKIFEPFFTTKEVNKGTGLGLSTVFGIVKQSGGYIDVRSTVGQGTVFAIYLPRHVPVPEAEAPEAPAEIAPPVPGAAPAAAAPAEPAKAPARDLTGHGTILLVEDEDPVRAVNGRALTARGYTVLEAASGLEALQIMQEREVPVDLVVSDVVMPEMDGPTLLRELRKAHPGLKVIFVSGYAEDAFRKNLPDGEEFNFLPKPFSLKQLVETVKTTMAG; this is translated from the coding sequence ATGCCGGAGTTGAGCCCATCCGCGGCGGAGGCCGCCCTCGACCGCTCCGAGCGGCCCGGCCGGGTCAGCCTGCTCCTGCTGCTCGCCGGTCTCCTCGTCGGTGCGGCGGTGGGCCTGAGCTTCGTCGCCAACGAGCAGGCCCAGCCGATCATCCTCGGTCTCCTGGCGCTGCTCGCCATGGCGGGCGTGTTCTGCCTCTTCGCCTTCGCCATCGGGGCGATCCAGCTCACCGGGCAGGGCGCCCGCAACGACGTCACCAAGGCGGTGGTGGATGCAGCCCCCGACGGCATGATCGCCATGGAGGAGGGCGGCCGGCCGATCTACGCCAACGCCGCCTACCTGAAGCTCGCCGGCAGCGACACCTTCACCAACCTGCGACCCGTGGAGCGGGTCTTCGTCGGCTCGCCGGAGGTGTCGGAGGCGGTCTACCGCCTGGCCCAGGCCGCCCGCGAGGGCCGCTCGCTGTCCGAGGAGATCCGCATGGCGCCCCCGCCCGGGGGCACGGCGGAGCGCGACTTCGCCTGGTTCCGCATCGGCGTGCGGCCGCTGCCGCTGCCGCGCCGGCCGGTCGCCCTGTGGAGCGTCGCCGACATCACCCACGAGCGCGAGCGCCAGGAGAACGTCTTCCAGGAGCTCCAGCACGCGATCGACTACCTCGACCACGCGCCGGCGGGCTTCATGGCGGTCGATCCCAAGGGCTCGGTCGTCTACATGAACGCGACGCTCGCCGCCTGGCTCGGCCACGACCTGGCGCAGGTCGGCTCGGGGGGCTTGCGCCTGTCCGAGATCCTGCCCGACGATCTCGGGCCGGTGCTGATCGGCGGCAAGGGCGAGCCCGGCGAGGTCCGCACCGACCGGTTCGACCTCGACCTGCGCCGGCGCAACGGCCACCCGCTCTCGGCCCGGCTCTACCACCGCGTCGCCTACGGCCAGGACGGAAGGCCGGGCGATTCGCGCACGCTCGTGCTCAACCGCTCCGCCGGCGAGGAGAGCGACGATCCCCAGCAGGCGGCCGAATTGCGCTTCGACCGCTTCTTCAACACCAGCCCGGTCGCGGTGGCGACGCTCGCCGCCGACGGGCGGCTCGTGCGCGCCAACGCCTCCTTCGCGCGCCTGTTCGGCACCCTGCCGCGCACCGGCGACGGCAGCGAGGCCGGTCCCCCGGTGCGCGACTTCGTGGTCGAGCGCGACCGCCCGATCGTCGATGCCGCCGCGCGCGCCGCGGCGGAGGGGCGGGGCGACGTGCCGCCGGTCGAGATCGGGGTCTCGGCGCCGGTCAACCGCTCGGCCCGGATCTGGCTCAGCCCGGCGGGCACCGCCGGCGGCGCCTCGGGCGCGGTGATCCTCTACGCCCTCGACACCACGGCCCAGCACCAGCTCCAGCAGCAGGTCAACCAGGCCCAGAAGATGGAGATGGTCGGCCAGCTCGCCGGCGGCATCGCGCACGACTTCAACAACGTGCTGCAGGCGATCATCGGCTACTCGGACCTCCTGCTGGCGAGCCACCGGCCGACCGACCCGGCCTTCCAGGACATCATGCAGATCAAGCAGAACGCCAACCGGGCCGCGAGCCTGGTGCGGCAACTGCTGGCCTTCTCGCGCCGCCAGACCCTGCGACCCGAGGTGATCCACCTCGGCGAGGCGCTCTCCGACCTCACCCTGCTGCTCAAGCGCCTGCTCGGCGAGCGGGTCGAGCTCGACCTCAAGCACGGCCGCGACCTCTGGCCGGTCAAGGCCGACGTCAACCAGTTCGAGCAGGTGATCGTGAACCTCGCGGTCAATGCCCGCGACGCGATGCCGGAGGGCGGCCGCCTCCTGATCCGCACCGCCAACATGGCGGCGGAGGCGGTGGGGGCGCTGCGCCTCAACGGGTTGCCGGGCGCCGACCACGTCTTGATCGAGGTCAGCGACACCGGCACCGGCATGACGCCGGAGGTGATGGAGAAGATCTTCGAGCCGTTCTTCACCACCAAGGAGGTGAACAAGGGCACGGGCCTCGGCCTCTCGACGGTGTTCGGCATCGTCAAGCAGTCCGGCGGCTACATCGACGTGCGCTCCACCGTCGGCCAGGGGACGGTCTTCGCCATCTACCTGCCGCGCCACGTGCCGGTGCCGGAGGCCGAGGCCCCCGAGGCGCCGGCGGAGATCGCCCCGCCCGTTCCGGGCGCCGCCCCGGCCGCGGCCGCGCCGGCCGAGCCCGCCAAGGCGCCCGCCCGCGACCTCACCGGCCACGGCACGATCCTGCTCGTCGAGGACGAGGACCCGGTCCGCGCCGTCAACGGCCGGGCGCTCACCGCCCGCGGCTACACCGTGCTCGAGGCCGCCTCCGGCCTCGAGGCCCTGCAGATCATGCAGGAGCGCGAGGTGCCCGTCGACCTCGTCGTCTCCGACGTGGTGATGCCCGAGATGGACGGCCCGACCCTGCTGCGCGAACTCCGCAAGGCCCATCCGGGCCTCAAGGTGATCTTCGTCTCCGGCTACGCCGAGGACGCCTTCCGCAAGAACCTGCCCGACGGCGAGGAGTTCAACTTCCTGCCCAAGCCCTTCAGCCTGAAGCAGCTCGTCGAGACGGTGAAGACCACGATGGCGGGGTGA
- a CDS encoding flagellar biosynthetic protein FliR produces the protein MNLLLPGLASAYLLTFARVGTLVMLMPGIGEAMVTPRLRLAFALLLSLVLFPVARPLLPGARARSPAAPARR, from the coding sequence GTGAACCTCCTCCTGCCCGGCCTCGCCTCGGCCTATCTCCTCACCTTCGCGCGGGTCGGCACCCTGGTGATGCTGATGCCGGGCATCGGCGAGGCGATGGTGACGCCGCGCCTGCGCCTCGCCTTCGCGCTGCTGCTCTCCCTGGTGCTGTTCCCGGTCGCCCGCCCGCTGCTCCCGGGGGCGCGGGCCCGGAGCCCGGCGGCGCCGGCACGGCGCTGA
- the flhB gene encoding flagellar biosynthesis protein FlhB, with amino-acid sequence MSDETDQEDRTEDATQRRLDEAIRRGDVATSQEVNTFLMLGTFTLVLMVAAAPLARGLLSDLQGLLAHLHEVPSDPAAYMAFGRRALLAALLALAVPVGAVAAAGVIGGLVQHPLVWTTETLGAQWSRVSPMAGLKRLFGPEAWFQFAKGLVKILLVGVAAGLVMWGDRDRLEAFARLEPPRVLQGTLALCLRLMGAVLAAYVVVTLGDALYQRFRWRARHRMTKQEIKEELKEQDGSPEVKGRMRQIRMQRVKRRMMAAVPGASVIVTNPTHFAVALRYEAGMAAPVCVAKGVDALALRIREVAREHGVPIVENPPLARALHATVEIDAAVPPEHYRAVAEVIGYVLRLRRRH; translated from the coding sequence ATGTCGGACGAGACCGACCAGGAAGACCGCACCGAGGACGCGACCCAGCGACGCCTCGACGAGGCGATCAGGCGCGGCGACGTCGCCACCAGCCAGGAGGTCAACACCTTCCTGATGCTCGGCACCTTCACGCTGGTGCTGATGGTCGCCGCGGCCCCCCTCGCCCGCGGGCTCCTGTCCGACCTCCAGGGCCTGCTCGCCCACCTGCACGAGGTGCCCTCGGATCCGGCCGCCTACATGGCGTTCGGCCGCCGCGCCCTCCTGGCGGCGCTCCTCGCGCTGGCGGTGCCGGTGGGAGCGGTGGCGGCCGCCGGCGTGATCGGCGGCCTCGTCCAGCACCCGCTGGTCTGGACCACCGAGACCCTGGGGGCGCAGTGGAGCCGCGTCTCGCCGATGGCGGGCCTCAAGAGGCTCTTCGGCCCGGAGGCGTGGTTCCAGTTCGCCAAGGGCCTCGTCAAGATCCTGCTCGTCGGCGTCGCCGCCGGCCTGGTGATGTGGGGCGACCGGGACCGGCTCGAGGCCTTCGCGCGCCTCGAGCCTCCGCGCGTGCTCCAGGGTACCCTCGCGCTCTGCCTGCGGCTGATGGGCGCGGTGCTGGCGGCCTACGTCGTCGTCACCCTCGGCGACGCGCTCTACCAGCGCTTCCGCTGGCGGGCGCGCCACCGGATGACGAAGCAGGAGATCAAGGAGGAGCTGAAGGAGCAGGACGGCAGCCCGGAGGTGAAGGGCCGGATGCGCCAGATCCGCATGCAGCGGGTGAAGAGGCGCATGATGGCGGCGGTGCCGGGGGCGAGCGTGATCGTCACCAACCCGACCCATTTCGCGGTGGCCCTGCGCTACGAGGCCGGCATGGCCGCGCCGGTCTGCGTCGCCAAGGGCGTCGACGCGCTGGCCCTGCGCATCCGCGAGGTGGCGCGCGAGCACGGGGTGCCGATCGTCGAGAACCCGCCGCTGGCGCGCGCGCTCCACGCCACCGTCGAGATCGACGCGGCGGTGCCGCCCGAGCATTACCGGGCGGTGGCCGAGGTGATCGGCTACGTCCTGCGCCTGCGTCGCCGCCACTGA